In a genomic window of Drosophila takahashii strain IR98-3 E-12201 chromosome 3L, DtakHiC1v2, whole genome shotgun sequence:
- the snky gene encoding protein sneaky: MFSFLTKPCRPIYCLLYASKGQDSARIRCLRLLFSFLVGLALGYLLWKLVALNFSLGHLFADDRTDLTAFTVFVLLTAAAFMVSKPIRTVIMLIFVALVGKSGRTYLRAVAFAFIISGPIDNLVENAGEVARVFVCTTVLTYNLSKTRFDLMAKPFTNTLKNMRGDVEEIRQTFTELHGVLGDLKYAVEHSDIEDEKYGDNKTLFGRWPRESRRMNISAPGVEGKELPTSAEVQERFQRNMRNRCKHQLRSGHRVCMEVFRKGYRKCTTNFPSLIGKAVCWPYRVDIICELDLFGNPDKICDPSEVVPRNFGETYLELLKAERELFVNSSRIEVNYEIKDEELAKSKLKSAERTAEAFTSDFERRRLIFNRVMGLLQKILCLFILRMIYMSISYYWKYLGDVEFDNFYITDYFKHIDQRRKDSRNDAILPLRTYEKSLYIDLDRIFSRTHEESTTVFFSLLQFLLEIVTAGLFILIDHLVVELMLIIRHRSMITFHQEGQHEVRFNISGVGQMARLLRTTMHNFNIHERVSTSLTNEECLPNPHVLPRIFYIQLLLLYLLIVVLIYQSTTFLRMRRVICSFFYYKREKQRILFLYNRILRNRLRSLENLVHDAEDNLATYRIQQQVNVFLWLRFSCPAAFGWLRHFKCAKRTCLICRGFEDSTFTFCHICGLPYCDDCAEDLNSVCLQCGTVLTRILEEEDSSVEVYAYRKEK; this comes from the exons ATGTTTTCCTTTCTGACGAAGCCATGTCGGCCCATCTATTGCCTTTTGTACGCCTCGAAGGGCCAGGATAGTGCCCGGATCCGGTGCCTTCGTCTTCTATTCAGCTTCCTGGTGGGCCTCGCCTTGGGCTACCTCCTCTGGAAGCTGGTGGCGCTGAACTTTAGCCTGGGCCACCTCTTCGCCGACGATCGAACTGACCTAACCGCCTTCACAGTGTTCGTCCTGCTGACTGCAGCGGCCTTCATGGTGAGCAAACCCATTCGCACCGTAATCATGCTGATCTTCGTAGCCTTGGTGGGTAAATCTGGAAGGACTTATCTGCGAGCTGTGGCCTTCGCCTTCATCATATCCGGTCCCATCGACAATCTGGTGGAGAATGCCGGCGAGGTGGCCCGCGTGTTCGTCTGCACCACCGTGCTGACCTACAATCTTTCCAAGACCCGATTCGATTTGATGGCCAAACCGTTTACAAACACGCTGAAAAATATGCGAGGAGATGTGGAGGAGATTCGACAGACTTTTACGGAGCTCCACGGAGTCCTCGGTGACCTGAAGTACGCCGTAGAGCATTCGGACATCGAGGACGAAAAGTACGGGGACAATAAGACCCTCTTTGGAAGATGGCCCAGGGAGTCGAGAAGAATGAATATAAGTGCACCTGGAGTGGAGGGCAAGGAGCTGCCCACCTCGGCTGAGGTGCAGGAGCGTTTCCAGCGGAACATGAGGAATCGCTGCAAGCATCAGCTGCGAAGTGGTCATCGGGTTTGCATGGAGGTCTTTCGAAAAGGCTACCGCAAGTGCACTACCAACTTTCCCTCCCTCATCGGGAAGGCCGTCTGTTGGCCCTACCGGGTGGACATCATCTGCGAACTGGACCTCTTTGGCAATCCGGACAAGATATGCGACCCATCTGAAGTGGTGCCCCGCAATTTCGGTGAGACCTACCTGGAGCTGCTAAAGGCCGAGCGGGAGCTCTTCGTCAACAGCTCACGGATAGAGGTGAACTACGAGATCAAGGACGAGGAGCTGGCCAAGAGCAAGCTGAAGTCCGCCGAACGGACAGCGGAGGCTTTTACCTCGGACTTTGAGCGCCGCAGGCTCATCTTCAATCGAGTGATGGGACTGCTTCAGAAGATCCTGTGCCTGTTCATACTGCGCATGATCTACATGTCCATCAGCTACTATTGGAAGTATCTCGGCGATGTGGAGTTCGACAACTTCTACATCACTGACTACTTCAAGCACATCGATCAGCGGCGCAAGGACTCGCGCAATGATGCCATCCTGCCCCTTCGCACCTACGAAAAGTCCTTGTATATTGATTTAGATCGCATTTTCAGTCGGACCCACGAGGAGTCCACCACGGTGTTTTTTAGCCTGCTTCAGTTTCTGCTGGAAATAGTGACGGCAGGTCTTTTTATCCTCATTGATCACTTGGTGGTCGAATTGATGCTAATAATTCGCCATCGATCGATGATCACTTTCCACCAGGAGGGCCAGCATGAAGTACGATTTAAT ATCAGTGGCGTGGGTCAAATGGCGCGACTGCTGCGAACCACCATGCACAACTTCAACATCCACGAGAGGGTCTCCACTTCGCTGACCAACGAGGAGTGCCTGCCCAATCCCCATGTTCTGCCCCGGATATTCTACATCCAGCTCTTGCTCCTCTATCTGCTAATCGTAGTGCTGATCTACCAGAGCACAACCTTTCTGCGTATGCGACGCGTGATCTGCAGCTTCTTTTACTATAAGCGGGAGAAGCAACGCATCCTATTCCTGTACAATCGCATTCTGCGGAATCGCCTTAGATCGCTGGAGAATCTGGTTCACGATGCCGAGGATAACTTGGCCACATATCGCATTCAGCAGCAGGTTAATGTCTTCCTATGGCTACGCTTCTCGTGTCCCGCCGCCTTTGGTTGGCTGCGGCACTTCAAGTGCGCCAAGCGGACCTGCCTTATTTGCCGCGGATTCGAGGACTCCACCTTCACCTTCTGCCATATCTGTGGACTGCCCTATTGCGACGACTGTGCCGAGGATCTCAACAGTGTGTGCCTGCAGTGTGGCACTGTGCTCACGAGGATCCTGGAAGAGGAAGACAGCAGCGTGGAGGTGTATGCCTACAGGAAGGAGAAGTAA